A DNA window from Calliphora vicina chromosome 1, idCalVici1.1, whole genome shotgun sequence contains the following coding sequences:
- the LOC135953878 gene encoding large ribosomal subunit protein P2-like, producing MRYVAAYMLAVLGGLEKPKNADIEKILSSVGIEADSERLTKVVSELTGKSIEELIASGRDKLSSMPVGGAAAVAAAPAAAEASGKKEEDKK from the coding sequence ATGCGTTACGTGGCTGCATACATGTTGGCTGTTCTCGGCGGTTTGGAGAAGCCCAAAAATGCTGATATCGAAAAGATCCTCAGCTCTGTTGGTATCGAAGCCGACAGCGAACGCTTGACCAAGGTCGTCAGCGAATTGACTGGCAAGTCCATCGAAGAATTGATCGCCTCCGGCCGCGACAAATTGTCTTCCATGCCCGTTGGtggtgctgctgctgttgccgCTGCTCCCGCAGCTGCTGAAGCCTCCGGCAAGAAGGAAGAAGATAAGAAATAA